The proteins below come from a single Deinococcus multiflagellatus genomic window:
- a CDS encoding C39 family peptidase, which yields MRRLLALLLLGPGAHAASPPPRVTATDLAMPLVRQTYNACGPASLEMLLGYWGLKVPQAVISPQVRPSPTAYTPVNTIAPFAAQYGLQTLLVSHATVNTVRSLLARKVPSLLLTDLKTPGKVPHWRVASGFNDARRAVNFHDPLLGHVAIGYDDLQQLWANHQGLLVVLYPPAWAAYVKAGLL from the coding sequence ATGAGGCGGCTGCTGGCGCTGCTGCTGCTGGGCCCAGGAGCTCACGCCGCGTCCCCACCGCCGCGCGTCACGGCCACGGATCTGGCCATGCCGCTCGTGCGTCAGACCTACAACGCCTGTGGGCCAGCCTCCCTGGAGATGCTGCTGGGGTACTGGGGGTTGAAGGTGCCGCAGGCGGTGATCTCGCCGCAGGTCAGGCCCAGCCCGACCGCCTACACGCCGGTCAACACCATCGCCCCCTTCGCCGCGCAGTATGGCCTCCAGACGCTGCTGGTGAGCCATGCCACGGTCAACACGGTGCGGAGTCTGCTCGCCCGCAAAGTCCCGTCCCTGCTGCTGACTGATTTGAAAACGCCAGGCAAGGTGCCGCACTGGCGGGTGGCCAGCGGCTTCAACGACGCGCGGCGCGCCGTGAACTTTCACGACCCGCTCCTGGGGCATGTGGCCATTGGCTACGACGACCTGCAGCAGCTGTGGGCCAACCACCAGGGACTACTGGTGGTGTTGTATCCGCCAGCATGGGCGGCCTATGTCAAAGCAGGCCTGCTGTGA